The following proteins are encoded in a genomic region of Tenacibaculum sp. 190524A05c:
- the ruvB gene encoding Holliday junction branch migration DNA helicase RuvB, producing the protein MNEHLNPENTNYSREEMDVEKKLRPLSFDDFTGQDQAIENLKIFVEAANQRDEALDHTLFHGPPGLGKTTLANILANELGVGIKVTSGPVLDKPGDLAGLLTNLDERDVLFIDEIHRLSPVVEEYLYSAMEDYKIDIMIESGPNARTVQINLEPFTLVGATTRSGLLTAPMRARFGISSRLHYYSTELLTTIIQRSAMILGVPISMEAAIEIAGRSRGTPRIANALLRRVRDFAQIKGDGKINLGIAQYALKALNVDAHGLDEMDNKILHTIIDKFKGGPVGITTLATAVGENSETIEEVYEPFLIQEGFIMRTPRGREVTDLAYKHLGKIKGSSQGELF; encoded by the coding sequence ATGAATGAGCATTTAAACCCTGAAAATACAAATTATTCGAGAGAAGAAATGGATGTAGAAAAGAAACTACGTCCCCTTTCCTTTGATGATTTTACAGGCCAAGATCAGGCAATTGAAAATTTAAAGATATTTGTTGAAGCAGCTAATCAAAGAGATGAGGCTTTAGATCATACATTGTTTCATGGTCCTCCAGGATTAGGAAAAACAACTTTAGCAAACATTCTTGCCAATGAATTAGGCGTTGGAATCAAAGTTACTTCAGGTCCTGTTTTGGATAAACCAGGAGATTTAGCTGGTTTACTTACAAATTTAGATGAAAGAGATGTGTTGTTCATAGACGAAATTCATCGACTAAGTCCGGTAGTAGAAGAGTATTTATATTCAGCAATGGAGGATTATAAAATCGATATTATGATCGAATCTGGTCCGAATGCAAGAACAGTACAAATCAACTTAGAGCCATTTACTTTAGTTGGAGCTACTACAAGATCTGGTTTACTGACAGCACCAATGCGAGCGCGTTTTGGAATTAGTAGTCGATTACATTATTATTCTACGGAATTATTAACAACTATTATCCAACGTAGTGCAATGATATTGGGAGTTCCAATTTCAATGGAAGCAGCAATTGAAATTGCAGGACGAAGTAGAGGAACTCCTCGTATAGCAAATGCTTTATTGAGGCGTGTTAGAGATTTTGCTCAAATCAAAGGAGACGGAAAGATTAATTTGGGTATTGCCCAATATGCCTTAAAAGCATTAAATGTTGATGCTCACGGGTTAGATGAAATGGATAATAAAATCTTACACACCATAATTGATAAGTTTAAAGGAGGTCCTGTAGGAATTACAACACTAGCAACAGCAGTAGGAGAAAATTCAGAAACTATAGAGGAAGTTTACGAACCGTTTTTAATCCAAGAAGGATTTATTATGAGAACTCCTCGTGGTAGAGAAGTTACCGATTTAGCTTATAAACATTTAGGAAAGATAAAAGGAAGTAGTCAAGGAGAATTGTTTTAA
- a CDS encoding GEVED domain-containing protein yields MKTVFKKLFYLCLFTLITNVYGQKDDSNQPQKAVWKGKLDYRFVPSIKEQLQNKSFIPATINKDNFYGKDKRAKGNKVVPGKGLPVGLDPLLNTQSRAPQKRIKSTSLTFETTNSTSTPSDPTGAVGRDYYIASWNTSFRIFNKDGTPATPAASLATLFPGGADGDPIVLYDSQADRYIVTEFEDAPNGFHVAISQTNDPVNGGWHVYSATSFQTGTFPDYTKFSIWSDGYYVTANISASDNAGNTRNGQVWVLERDKMLTGDTSASIQAFSLPGMATNGFYSPQAFNVTDGNLPARGNATIVYMQDDAWAGVTSDHLKLWTINVDWTNSLNSTISAATQIPTAPFTGVFDGGGFANLPQPTGPSIDAMQATIMNQAQFRKFATHNSVVFNFVVNTNATGKLAGVRWYELRQNGDGQPWSIFQEGTYVAPDGRHAFGASMAMDGAGNIGMGYSSVSSTESISLRYTGRFKDDPLNSMTALEELIVQSTSDNTNTRYADYSHLTVDPSNDADFWFVSEYFNNGARSNMVGVFQLSPPPNNDVGVRTITNPTSGVLTNTEDITISIKNFGTDDQSNFPVSYSINGGTTVTETYTGTVSQNETASFTFATKGDFSISNQIYTIVASTGLSGDENASNNEATVEVINAVNTCTPIALQGCGLDGIKRFILGTIDTDDGNDGCNTTGTVQGYVDRRLLTTDLDRSSTTSYTLRAQHNWTAQPTSEVLSAWIDFNDNGTFESTEQLITGVSFTQANNLDNFELNIPTSAPLGSHILRVKAIDGTAAGDINDPCSNYDYGEVHDYSVKIVDSTLSTDDVILENSEIKVLTLPNKQYQIELITDYEDLISFRVFDILGKQIVFNNIIKQGNKYSYSLDMSYATPGVYLIKMGSARSYKTVKLLVK; encoded by the coding sequence ATGAAAACAGTATTTAAAAAATTATTTTACTTATGTCTGTTCACATTAATAACAAATGTTTATGGACAAAAAGACGATTCTAACCAACCGCAAAAAGCAGTTTGGAAAGGAAAATTAGATTATCGATTCGTTCCAAGTATTAAGGAACAGTTACAAAACAAAAGTTTTATTCCCGCGACTATTAACAAGGATAACTTTTATGGTAAAGATAAAAGAGCAAAAGGAAACAAAGTTGTTCCAGGTAAAGGATTACCAGTAGGTTTAGATCCTTTATTAAACACGCAAAGTAGAGCTCCTCAAAAGCGAATCAAATCTACAAGTTTAACCTTTGAAACTACAAATAGTACTTCTACGCCATCAGATCCAACTGGTGCTGTAGGTAGAGATTACTATATCGCTTCATGGAATACTTCGTTTAGAATTTTCAATAAAGATGGAACTCCTGCTACTCCTGCCGCTAGTTTAGCTACATTATTCCCTGGTGGAGCTGATGGAGATCCTATCGTACTTTATGATTCTCAAGCCGATCGTTATATCGTAACGGAATTTGAAGATGCTCCAAATGGATTTCATGTGGCTATTTCTCAAACGAATGACCCAGTTAATGGTGGATGGCACGTATATAGTGCAACATCTTTCCAAACAGGTACTTTCCCTGACTATACAAAATTTTCTATTTGGTCAGATGGATACTATGTAACAGCTAATATTTCTGCGAGTGATAACGCTGGAAATACAAGAAACGGACAAGTTTGGGTATTAGAGAGAGATAAAATGTTAACTGGTGATACTTCTGCTAGTATTCAAGCATTCTCTTTACCTGGAATGGCAACAAATGGTTTTTATAGTCCGCAAGCATTTAATGTTACAGACGGTAATTTACCAGCAAGAGGAAATGCGACTATTGTATATATGCAAGATGATGCTTGGGCAGGTGTTACATCTGATCACTTAAAGTTATGGACAATAAATGTAGATTGGACAAACTCATTAAATTCAACAATTTCAGCTGCAACTCAAATTCCAACGGCTCCGTTTACAGGAGTATTTGACGGTGGAGGATTCGCAAACCTTCCTCAACCAACAGGACCAAGTATTGATGCTATGCAAGCTACAATAATGAATCAAGCACAATTTAGAAAGTTTGCTACACACAACTCAGTTGTATTTAACTTTGTTGTTAATACAAATGCTACAGGTAAATTGGCTGGTGTTAGATGGTACGAATTAAGACAAAATGGCGATGGACAACCTTGGTCTATATTCCAAGAAGGTACTTATGTCGCTCCTGATGGAAGACATGCTTTTGGTGCTAGTATGGCTATGGACGGTGCTGGTAATATTGGTATGGGATATTCTTCTGTAAGTTCTACTGAAAGTATTTCTCTCAGATATACTGGACGATTTAAAGATGACCCACTAAATTCAATGACAGCTTTAGAAGAATTAATCGTTCAAAGTACTTCTGACAATACAAACACTAGGTATGCAGATTATTCTCATTTAACGGTTGACCCTTCTAACGATGCTGATTTTTGGTTCGTGAGTGAGTATTTCAACAATGGAGCAAGAAGTAATATGGTAGGTGTTTTTCAACTAAGCCCCCCACCGAACAATGATGTTGGAGTTAGAACTATCACCAATCCAACTAGTGGAGTATTAACTAATACAGAAGACATTACTATTTCAATTAAAAACTTTGGTACCGATGATCAATCTAATTTCCCAGTAAGTTACTCTATAAATGGAGGAACGACTGTAACTGAAACTTACACAGGTACTGTTTCTCAAAATGAAACTGCTTCTTTTACTTTCGCTACAAAAGGTGATTTTTCAATATCTAACCAGATATATACCATCGTAGCATCTACAGGATTATCTGGTGATGAAAATGCATCAAACAACGAAGCTACTGTTGAAGTAATTAATGCAGTTAATACTTGTACCCCTATAGCACTTCAAGGGTGCGGCCTTGATGGTATTAAACGGTTTATTTTAGGAACTATTGATACAGATGATGGTAACGATGGTTGTAATACTACCGGAACAGTACAGGGTTATGTTGATCGTAGACTTTTAACTACAGATCTTGATAGGTCATCTACAACATCATATACATTAAGAGCACAACATAATTGGACAGCACAACCTACGAGTGAAGTATTGTCTGCTTGGATTGATTTCAATGATAACGGTACATTTGAATCAACAGAACAATTAATTACGGGAGTTTCCTTTACTCAGGCTAACAATTTAGATAATTTTGAATTAAACATCCCTACATCAGCACCTTTAGGAAGCCATATTTTGAGGGTTAAAGCGATTGATGGAACTGCTGCGGGTGATATTAATGACCCTTGTAGTAACTACGATTATGGTGAAGTTCATGATTATTCGGTTAAGATTGTTGATTCAACTTTAAGTACGGATGATGTAATCTTAGAAAATTCGGAGATTAAAGTTCTTACCTTACCAAACAAACAGTATCAAATTGAATTGATAACAGATTATGAAGATTTAATTAGTTTTAGAGTATTTGATATTTTAGGTAAACAAATAGTATTTAACAATATTATTAAGCAAGGTAATAAATACAGTTACTCTTTAGATATGTCTTATGCTACTCCAGGAGTTTATTTAATTAAAATGGGAAGCGCAAGAAGTTATAAAACAGTCAAGTTATTAGTTAAGTAA